The Egibacteraceae bacterium genome has a window encoding:
- a CDS encoding response regulator transcription factor, with translation MSQPIRVVVVDDHPVWRDGVRSDLESSGIVQVVGEAADGGDAVDVVLDVMPDVVLMDLQLPTVSGVEATRRILEAAPHVRVLVLSASAEEADVLAAVKAGAIGYLLKSSTSHELVAAIRGVHGGEPVFTPSLASLVLGEFRRMAAGTDAGEPGLTPRENDVLKLVAKGYTYREIGDKLFIATKTVQNHVQNILTKLQLSQRYELMRYAIHKGLDRLPE, from the coding sequence ATGAGCCAGCCGATCCGCGTGGTGGTCGTCGACGACCACCCGGTCTGGCGCGACGGCGTGCGCTCCGACCTGGAGAGCTCGGGGATCGTGCAGGTCGTGGGCGAGGCCGCCGACGGCGGTGACGCGGTCGACGTGGTGCTGGACGTCATGCCCGACGTGGTCCTCATGGACCTGCAGCTGCCGACCGTGTCCGGCGTGGAAGCGACGCGGCGCATCCTCGAAGCGGCTCCCCACGTGCGCGTGCTCGTGCTGTCCGCGTCGGCCGAGGAAGCTGACGTGCTGGCAGCGGTGAAGGCCGGGGCGATCGGCTACCTGCTCAAGAGCTCGACCTCCCACGAGCTGGTCGCCGCGATCCGCGGCGTGCATGGCGGCGAGCCGGTGTTCACCCCGTCGCTGGCCAGCCTGGTGCTCGGCGAGTTCCGGCGCATGGCGGCCGGCACCGATGCGGGCGAACCCGGACTGACTCCCCGCGAGAACGATGTGCTGAAGCTCGTCGCGAAGGGCTACACCTACCGCGAGATCGGCGACAAGCTGTTCATCGCCACCAAGACGGTGCAGAACCACGTGCAGAACATCCTCACCAAGCTCCAGCTGTCACAGCGCTACGAGCTCATGCGCTACGCGATCCACAAGGGACTGGACCGCCTGCCCGAGTAG